In the genome of Aspergillus luchuensis IFO 4308 DNA, chromosome 2, nearly complete sequence, one region contains:
- a CDS encoding uncharacterized protein (COG:E;~EggNog:ENOG410PJE6;~InterPro:IPR002293,IPR004840;~PFAM:PF13520,PF00324;~TransMembrane:12 (i47-73o79-99i111-130o136-160i172-193o199-218i285-306o336-356i387-406o412-434i454-477o483-504i);~go_component: GO:0016020 - membrane [Evidence IEA];~go_component: GO:0016021 - integral component of membrane [Evidence IEA];~go_function: GO:0022857 - transmembrane transporter activity [Evidence IEA];~go_process: GO:0006865 - amino acid transport [Evidence IEA];~go_process: GO:0055085 - transmembrane transport [Evidence IEA]) produces MEFEHEPKQQVDPVVATDLQHSDSPSTVDVPINASGHKQELERNFGFINICGLALTSGNTWIALGGSIVTAIYDGGPPGVIYEMIAASFFYWFIAASLAELASSMPSSGGVYHWASVTAGKYGRVCGWFAGWWNFLAWIFGAASTTQILGTQVVSAYALFHPDYTIERWHVFIAYLICSILCCFLVAFANRALPMIESLGGFLVVGGFLVTVIVCAVMPHVNGQPYATDDFVWRDWLNEAGYSSDGFVFCLGMLNGAFAVGTPDVISHLAEEVPKPGKNIPLGMLAQYVMGFFTAFIYLIVIFYGITDLNAVLEAPYLFPLTEIYLQITGTRGGSLGLIIVSMLPLFVAIVGCYLTSSRVLWTLARDRATPFSSYLGRVNHRFKNPLNSVLVCGLIAIILGCIYVGNSTAFSAFVSSFVVLTTLSYSAAILPHLLRGRQGIPRGWFWMSGITGYLVNTVTCLYMIVFIVIFCFPFSMPVDAETMNYTCLITGGFTIFIALFWFVRQGSYTGPKAIALESSALAKDAI; encoded by the exons ATGGAGTTCGAGCACGAGCCCAAGCAGCAGGTTGATCCTGTGGTGGCCACCGACTTACAACATTCCGACAGTCCATCCACCGTGGATGTGCCGATCAACGCTTCTGGCCACAAGCAGGAGCTCGAGCGCAATTTTGGCTTCATTAACATTTGTGGTTTGGCTTTGACTAGTGGAAACACTTGGATTGCTTTGGGTGGGAGTATT GTCACGGCTATCTATGATGGAGGTCCGCCCGGTGTGATCTATGAGAT GATCGCGGCCTCATTCTTCTACTGGTTCATCGCTGCATCTCTCGCTGAACTTGCCTCGTCCATGCCATCATCCGGTGGAG TCTACCACTGGGCATCCGTCACAGCAGGAAAATATGGTCGCGTCTGCGGCTGGTTCGCCGGCTGGTGGAACTTCCTAGCCTGGATCTTCGGTGCTGCTTCGACGACGCAGATTCTAGGCACGCAGGTCGTGTCCGCATACGCCTTGTTCCACCCTGACTACACCATCGAGCGCTGGCACGTCTTCATTGCCTACCTGATCTGCTCCATCCTCTGCTGCTTCCTGGTCGCCTTCGCCAACCGTGCCCTCCCCATGATCGAATCATTGGGCGGattcctcgtcgtcggtggCTTCCTCGTCACCGTCATTGTCTGCGCCGTGATGCCCCACGTCAACGGACAGCCCTACGCCACGGACGACTTCGTCTGGCGCGACTGGCTCAACGAGGCCGGATACAGCAGCGATGGCTTCGTCTTCTGCCTGGGAATGCTCAACGGCGCCTTCGCCGTCGGCACCCCCGATGTCATCTCCCATCTGGCCGAGGAGGTCCCCAAACCGGGGAAGAACATTCCTCTGGGCATGCTGGCTCAGTACGTGATGGGCTTCTTCACAGCCTTCATCTACCTGATTGTCATCTTCTACGGTATCACCGACTTGAACGCTGTTCTCGAAGCCCCCTACCTCTTCCCTCTGACCGAAATCTACCTCCAAATCACCGGCACCCGCGGCGGCTCTCTcggcctcatcatcgtctccatGCTGCCACTCTTCGTCGCCATCGTCGGCTGCTACCTCACCTCCAGCCGTGTCCTCTGGACACTGGCCCGCGACCGCGCTACCCCCTTCAGCAGCTACCTCGGTCGAGTCAACCACCGCTTCAAGAACCCTCTCAACTCGGTCCTCGTCTGCGGCTTGATCGCTATCATCCTCGGCTGTATCTACGTCGGTAACTCCACCGCATTCAGCGCCTTCGTCAGCTCTTTCGTCGTCTTGACGACCCTGTCTTATTCCGCTGCTATTCTTCCGCATCTGCTTCGTGGCCGTCAGGGCATCCCCCGTGGATGGTTCTGGATGAGTGGGATTACGGGGTATCTGGTGAACACGGTCACTTGTCTGTATATGATCGTATTCATTgtcatcttctgcttcccgtTCTCGATGCCTGTGGATGCCGAAACCATGAACTATACGTGTTTGATCACGGGTGGCTTCACTATCTTCATTGCCCTGTTTTGGTTCGTGCGTCAGGGCAGCTATACTGGGCCCAAGGCTATTGCGCTGGAGAGTAGTGCGTTGGCTAAGGATGCTATCTAG
- a CDS encoding uncharacterized protein (COG:T;~EggNog:ENOG410PWEM;~InterPro:IPR000719,IPR011009,IPR008271;~PFAM:PF00069;~go_function: GO:0004672 - protein kinase activity [Evidence IEA];~go_function: GO:0005524 - ATP binding [Evidence IEA];~go_process: GO:0006468 - protein phosphorylation [Evidence IEA]), with the protein MRFFTTPFSYVVSMLSSCSPIMHSFKARAYSALVSSRLPSYRSIVNSRLHRRASTILTSSIHADEYIGKSGRHYKVERALQEESSPPRQVLLATAGDQRFILKYIHEVNFEDLQDVNRRLRNNTSHVRLPQDIIPDKSMFVFEYFTGHLLHLAQQDLSLGTRKKLLKEALRGIAEIHDRDIVHTDIKADNFFVNWKQSDDGITIDKVQLGDLEDAVHIPPGSSMLGKQAGNWMWRSPEAHARGRVNKPSDIFSFALVCIYVVHKRVIFAVGDDELDEGIDRLAVVIERQISYFADNDGFHGFLEYLGDNPWASVFNITLNGFNQDNPIRPFSLWQGVDDDFKSLICAMTNLDPRRRITARQALVHKWFDGV; encoded by the exons ATGCGATTCTTTACTACCCCATTCAGTTACGTTGTCTCGATGCTGTCATCATGTTCCCCAATTATGCACTCTTTCAAGGCGCGGGCATACTCGGCTCTCGTGAGTTCAAGACTCCCTAGCTACAGATCGATCGTCAACAGTCGTCTCCACCGCAGAGCAAGCACAATTCTAACTTCCTCAATCCACGCTGATGAGTATATTGGCAAATCTGGCCGTCATTATAAAGTTGAACGGGCTCTTCAGGAAGAATCATCTCCGCCACGTCAGGTTCTCCTTGCAAC CGCTGGTGATCAGAGATTCATATTGAAATATATCCACGAGGTCAATTTCGAAGACCTTCAGGACGTAAACAGAAGATTACGCAACAATACCAGCCATGTTCGTCTTCCTCAGGATATCATCCCTGATAAATCAATGTTTGTGTTTGAATACTTCACCGGTCATCTTCTACACCTAGCTCAACAGGACTTGTCTCTTggaacaagaaagaaacttCTCAAGGAAGCTCTTCGTGGGATTGCCGAGATACATGACAGAGACATTGTTCACACAG ATATTAAAGCGGACAACTTCTTCGTCAACTGGAAACAGTCCGATGACGGCATCACCATCGATAAAGTCCAACTCGGCGACCTCGAAGACGCCGTCCACATCCCCCCTGGCTCATCCATGCTTGGGAAGCAAGCAGGCAactggatgtggaggagtcCCGAAGCCCATGCTAGAGGACGGGTGAATAAACCGTCCGATATCTTCTCGTTCGCTCTTGTT TGTATCTACGTGGTACATAAACGGGTCATATTCGCAGTCGGAGACGACGAATTAGATGAAGGCATAGACCGCTTAGCCGTCGTGATTGAACGCCAGATCTCCTACTTCGCCGACAACGATGGATTTCATGGTTTTCTCGAATACCTCGGTGACAATCCCTGGGCCTCTGTCTTTAACATAACCCTGAATGGATTTAATCAGGACAACCCGATCAGGCCATTCTCTCTTTGGCAGGGAGTTGACGATGATTTTAAAAGCTTGATTTGCGCCATGACGAACCTTGatccaagaaggagaattaCAGCACGTCAGGCATTGGTGCATAAATGGTTTGATGGTGTGTGA
- the TR07 gene encoding 2-hydroxyacid dehydrogenase (COG:C;~EggNog:ENOG410QDYN;~InterPro:IPR006140,IPR036291,IPR006139,IPR029753;~PFAM:PF00389,PF02826;~go_function: GO:0016616 - oxidoreductase activity, acting on the CH-OH group of donors, NAD or NADP as acceptor [Evidence IEA];~go_function: GO:0051287 - NAD binding [Evidence IEA];~go_process: GO:0055114 - oxidation-reduction process [Evidence IEA]), protein MKLTLFSAKSYDTHYFNQTLQTFHPDLTTITAHPFALTSSTVSLARSSDAVCVFVNDTLDATVLHALHSYGVRAILLRCAGFNNIDLPAAEALGFFVANVPSYSPEAVAEFAVALIQTLNRKTHRAYNRVREGNFNLEGFLGQTLAGKTVGVVGLGRIGMAFARIMKGFGCVLLGADPYGGEEFEKEIGGNYVGMDELLGRSDVVSLHCPLTEGTRHLINAESLAKLKRGAMVVNTSRGGLIHTRDAVQALKDGRLGGLALDVYEEEGDLFYNDHSAEIIHDDTLMRLMTFPNVLVCGHQAFFTREALSEIAQVSLNNLEDWAKKRSCKNSLVREGHLCVEEDKEPVRL, encoded by the coding sequence ATGAAACtcactctcttctccgccaaatCATACGATACCCATTACTTTAATCAGACCCTCCAGACTTTTCACCCAGAtctaaccaccatcaccgctCACCCCTTCGCTCTAACCTCGTCCACCGTCTCCCTCGCGCGCTCCAGTGATGCTGTCTGTGTCTTCGTAAACGACACCCTCGACGCCACTGTCCTGCACGCTCTACACTCCTATGGCGTCCGTGCCATTCTCCTCCGCTGCGCCGGCTTCAATAACATCGACCTCCCCGCCGCCGAAGCcctcggcttcttcgtcgccaATGTCCCCAGCTACTCCCCCGAAGCCGTGGCCGAGTTCGCCGTGGCGCTGATCCAAACCTTGAACCGCAAGACGCACCGCGCGTATAACCGTGTGCGCGAAGGCAACTTCAATCTAGAAGGGTTCCTAGGTCAGACCTTGGCAGGGAAGacggtgggtgtggtgggatTGGGTCGCATTGGAATGGCATTCGCGAGGATCATGAAGGGGTTTGGCTGTGTGTTGCTTGGGGCCGATCCATatggtggggaggagtttGAGAAGGAGATAGGAGGAAATTATGTAGGAATGGACGAATTGCTGGGACGCAGTGATGTGGTGAGCTTGCATTGTCCGTTGACAGAGGGAACGAGACATTTGATCAATGCGGAAAGCCTGGCCAAGTTGAAGAGGGGGGCGATGGTGGTGAATACCTCGCGAGGCGGGCTGATCCATACAAGGGATGCGGTGCAGGCgttgaaggatggaagatTGGGTGGGTTGGCGTTGGATGTGtatgaggaagaaggggaccTGTTCTATAATGACCATTCAGCGGAGATCATCCATGATGATACATTGATGCGACTGATGACGTTTCCCAATGTCCTCGTGTGTGGGCATCAGGCGTTTTTCACGCGCGAGGCACTAAGTGAGATTGCCCAGGTGTCACTGAACAATTTGGAGGATTGGGCGAAGAAGCGGTCATGTAAAAATTCGTTGGTTAGAGAGGGACATTTGTGTGTTGAGGAGGATAAGGAGCCAGTTCGTTTGTAG
- a CDS encoding fatty acid desaturase (COG:I;~EggNog:ENOG410PK9C;~InterPro:IPR005804;~PFAM:PF00487;~TransMembrane:4 (i105-125o131-151i221-241o261-284i);~go_process: GO:0006629 - lipid metabolic process [Evidence IEA]), with protein MDPSTFIDPYLTPPDRLVLDNLLLDSQSTPEKPKSSGGTPDVPLDADATVSQLEAFNDPRHADFVPTIFFTWDLKDIKLPPLLDAWLLQPYIKAARSIVRVDTDVVMLTHLLLYFTTSVPSAIYLFRNFHWLHGVLHWIMQSYYVGTYTLMMHQHIHMGGILKKRNWWLFDTIFPYITDPLMGHTWNSYFYHHVKHHHVEGNGPDDLSSTIRYQRDSLADFACYVGRFYLFIWLELPTYFLRKGKTLLGLKAAFWELSSYLMMYLLWNYVSWRATLFVFVLPFLQLRVGLMVGNWGQHAFVDETDPNSDFRSSITLIDVASNRFCYNDGYHTSHHLNPRRHWRDHPLAFLRQKDRYASEHALVFRNIDYIMITVRLMRKDYDHLARCLVPMGDQIGMTHAELAAMLRRKTRRFSEEEIKRKFA; from the exons ATGGACCCTTCCACCTTTATCGATCCCTATCTAACCCCGCCCGATCGACTGGTCCTCGATAACCTGCTGCTCGATAGCCAATCCACCCCGGAAAAGCCCAAATCAT CCGGCGGGACCCCCGATGTCCCTCTAGATGCCGACGCGACCGTCAGCCAACTGGAGGCCTTTAATGACCCCCGGCATGCCGACTTCGTcccgaccatcttcttcacctgggATTTGAAGGACATCAAGCTGCCTCCGCTGCTAGATGCATGGCTGCTGCAACCGTATATCAAGGCCGCGCGGTCCATCGTCCGGGTGGACACCGACGTGGTCATGCTCACCCATCTCTTGCTCTACTTCACCACCTCTGTGCCTAGTGCGATCTATCTCTTCCGTAACTTCCACTGGCTCCATGGCGTGCTGCACTGGATCATGCAGTCCTACTACGTGGGCACCTATACCCTGATGATGCACCAGCACATCCACATGGGTGGCATCCTGAAAAAGCGCAATTGGTGGCTCTTCGACACGATCTTCCCCTACATCACGGATCCCTTGATGGGCCACACCTGGAACTCCTACTTCTACCATCACGTCAAGCATCACCACGTCGAAGGCAACGGCCCGGATGATCTATCTTCAACGATCCGGTACCAGCGCGACAGTCTGGCCGATTTCGCCTGCTACGTCGGCCGCTTCTACCTCTTCATCTGGCTGGAGCTGCCCACCTACTTCCTGCGTAAAGGAAAGACCCTGTTGGGTTTGAAAGCAGCCTTTTGGGAACTCAGCAGCTACCTGATGATGTATCTGCTCTGGAACTACGTCAGCTGGAGAGCGACACTGTTTGTCTTTGTTCTTCCGTTCCTGCAGCTGCGTGTAGGTCTCATGGTGGGGAACTGGGGACAGCATGCGTTTGTCGACGAGACGGATCCCAACAGTGACTTTCGCTCCAGTATCACCTTGATTGATGTAGCG AGCAACCGCTTCTGCTACAATGATGGCTACCACACCTCGCATCACTTGAACCCGCGCCGCCACTGGCGCGACCATCCCCTCGCCTTCTTGCGGCAAAAGGACCGGTATGCATCCGAGCATGCCCTTGTGTTCCGCAACATCGACTACATTATGATCACGGTGCGACTGATGCGCAAGGACTACGACCACCTGGCGCGGTGTCTAGTGCCGATGGGTGACCAGATCGGCATGACGCATGCAGAGCTTGCGGCGATGCTGCGTCGCAAGACGCGTCGCTTCAGCgaggaggaaatcaagcGGAAGTTTGCCTGA
- a CDS encoding glycosyltransferase family 4 protein (CAZy:GT4;~COG:M;~EggNog:ENOG410PHXG;~InterPro:IPR001296,IPR028098;~PFAM:PF00534,PF13524,PF13439,PF13579,PF13692;~TransMembrane:1 (o447-467i)), with translation MPSFPPPSEDFPSILKGKRILLTTESLGPVNGVSRTTGKLIEYLRRNGVELAVVAPQFTSPPPPSSSPSQHHQTHEEETATTIRLPGYPLPYNPDLTLVYPFHLTTTIYPQTFTPDLIYIASPASLGFQLLLQLRQLHNPQPTLLNYQTDLSSYSSIIFPRPLSIFAVWLLSLVEGYLFRTPCIHTIFYPCSDVLSYLRSTNTPIHRTHRLGRGVDTGLFNPSRRSQSLRDTLAPNGEAILLTVCRIAPEKGFEFLAEAITHLLSSTKIPFKMVIVGGNANPTVTARIQSLFHHISSHVIFLGFKTGVELARIYASADIFLHCSVTETFGLVVLEAMASGVPVIARDQGGPSDIVRNQETGYLVPVAEGDVGVFSGLVGEMLRDGRLRGRLGRGARVFAEDMTWERINRRVVGRMVDALEANGGRDEERALLGGNRAKVSFWERVKLGIAVAVVYVMWMVAVVPLIVHGSRIVPRVLGRVPLLGRWVGRGSAAAAAA, from the coding sequence atgccctcatttcctcccccctccgaaGACTTCCCCAGCATCCTCAAAGGCAAgcgcatcctcctcaccaccgaaTCTCTGGGTCCAGTCAACGGCGTCAGTCGCACAACTGGAAAGCTGATTGAGTATCTGCGTCGCAATGGCGTCGAACTGGCCGTCGTGGCACCACAGttcacctcaccaccaccaccatcatcctcaccatcacaacatcatcaaacccacgaagaagaaacagcaacaacaatccgCCTCCCCGGCTACCCCCTCCCCTACAACCCAGACCTCACCCTCGTCTACCCCTTCCACCTCACCACGACAATCTACCCCCAAACCTTCACCCCAGACCTAATCTACATCGCCAGCCCAGCCAGTCTAGGCttccaactcctcctgcAACTCCGCCAACtccacaacccccaaccAACGCTCCTAAACTACCAAACAGACCTCTCCTCCTACagctccatcatcttccctagacccctctccatcttcgccgTCTGGCTCCTCTCCCTCGTAGAGGGATATCTCTTCCGCACGCCCTGCATCCACACGATTTTCTACCCGTGCAGCGATGTCCTAAGCTACTTAAGATCCACCAATACTCCCATCCACAGAACGCACCGGTTAGGACGGGGGGTGGACACAGGTCTCTTCAACCCGTCCCGTCGATCCCAGTCCCTACGGGATACGCTAGCCCCGAACGGCGAGGCCATCCTCCTAACAGTCTGTCGGATTGCACCGGAGAAGGGATTCGAGTTCCTCGCTGAGGCAATTacccatcttctctccagtACTAAAATCCCCTTTAAGATGGTGATAGTCGGTGGGAACGCCAACCCAACTGTGACGGCACGCATCCAATCTCTCTTTCACCACATCTCTTCACATGTTATCTTCCTGGGATTTAAGACTGGGGTGGAGTTAGCGAGGATCTATGCTTCCGCGGATATATTCCTGCATTGCTCTGTTACGGAGACGTTCGGGCTGGTCGTGCTGGAGGCTATGGCGAGTGGGGTGCCGGTCATCGCGAGGGATCAGGGGGGACCGTCGGATATCGTGAGGAATCAGGAGACGGGGTATTTGGTTCCGGTGGCGGAGGGGGACGTGGGCGTGTTCAGTGGGCTTGTGGGGGAGATGTTGCGGGATGGGAGGTTGAGGGGGCggttggggagaggggcGAGGGTGTTTGCGGAGGATATGACTTGGGAGAGGATTAATcggagggtggtggggagaatGGTGGATGCTTTGGAAGCCAATGGGGGaagggatgaggagagggcGTTGTTAGGGGGGAATAGAGCGAAGGTGTCGTTTTGGGAGAGGGTCAAGTTGGGAATTGCAGTTGCGGTGGTGTATGTGATGTGGATGGTAGCTGTTGTGCCGTTGATTGTGCATGGGTCAAGGATTGTGCCCAGGGTGCTGGGGAGGGTGCCGctgttggggaggtgggttGGTCGGgggtctgctgctgctgctgctgcttag
- the ugd1 gene encoding UDP-glucose dehydrogenase (COG:G;~EggNog:ENOG410PJKA;~InterPro:IPR028356,IPR028357,IPR036220,IPR036291, IPR001732,IPR014027,IPR014026,IPR017476,IPR008927;~PFAM:PF00984,PF03720;~go_function: GO:0003979 - UDP-glucose 6-dehydrogenase activity [Evidence IEA];~go_function: GO:0016616 - oxidoreductase activity, acting on the CH-OH group of donors, NAD or NADP as acceptor [Evidence IEA];~go_function: GO:0051287 - NAD binding [Evidence IEA];~go_process: GO:0000271 - polysaccharide biosynthetic process [Evidence IEA];~go_process: GO:0055114 - oxidation-reduction process [Evidence IEA]) has translation MIFLAVNTPTKTFGLGAGRATDMTAVDGAVQEIARYAKPGAIIVEKSTVPCGTAERVRQTLTTLRPNTPFEVLSNPEFLSEGSAIDNLVHPDRVLIGSSGTAPGRRAARMLAHLYSWVPPTRILQVNAWSSELAKLVANAMLAQRISSINSVSAICEKTGADVDQVARAIGMDARIGPQFLKAGVGFGGSCFRKDIASLTYLAGSLGLDEVAHYWRQVNAMNEYQRVRFARRVIDRFDGNLSGRKIAVLGFAFKKDTGDTRESPVVDVIRLLLEERPAEIDIFDLFCHEEDVLCELEAACGKEAVAARVKVLSDPYLACSQANAVLVMTDCEQFKNGRKRSAARSDSEVFESLDEMLSPVRKDEEWTYNGATYRLTPEEGCGSDCAACRSWAPPRSVAVVNEPLEWARIAYNLRDPKWVYDGRGCLDGAELQKLGVESEAIGRM, from the exons ATGATCTTCCTGGCCGTCAATACACCCACCAAGACCTTCGGTCTCGGTGCTGGTAGAGCCACCGACATGACAGCCGTCGACGGCGCCGTGCAGGAGATAGCACGCTACGCAAAGCCAGGagccatcatcgtcgagaAGAGCACCGTGCCATGTGGAACAGCTGAACGGGTGCGACAAACA ctcaccaccctccgccccaacacccccttcgaagtcctctccaaccccgaATTCCTCTCCGAAGGCTCCGCCATCGACAACCTCGTCCACCCGGACCGCGTCCTGATCGGCTCTTCAGGAACAGCCCCAGGCCGGCGCGCCGCCCGCATGCTCGCCCACCTCTACTCCTGGGTCCCTCCGACGCGCATCCTCCAAGTAAACGCCTGGTCATCGGAACTCGCCAAACTCGTCGCCAACGCCATGCTGGCCCAGcgcatcagcagcatcaattCCGTTAGCGCGATCTGCGAAAAGACCGGCGCAGACGTCGATCAAGTGGCGCGTGCCATTGGCATGGACGCGCGCATCGGACCACAGTTCCTCAAAGCCGGAGTCGGATTCGGCGGGTCCTGTTTCCGCAAAGACATCGCCAGTCTGACATATCTCGCTGGATCACTAGGATTAGACGAAGTCGCGCACTACTGGCGCCAGGTCAATGCTATGAACGAGTACCAGCGTGTGCGGTTCGCACGGAGAGTCATCGACCGCTTCGACGGGAATCTCTCCGGTAGGAAGATCGCCGTGCTGGGGTTCGCGTTCAAGAAAGACACCGGGGATACGCGCGAATCGCCGGTTGTGGATGTTATCAGACTGTTGCTTGAGGAGAGGCCGGCGGAGATTGATATCTTTGATTTGTTCTGTCATGAGGAGGATGTATTGTGTGAGTTGGAAGCGGCCTGTGGGAAGGAGGCTGTGGCTGCTAGGGTTAAGGTCCTGTCGGATCCGTACTTGGCCTGTTCGCAGGCTAACGCGGTTTTGGTCATGACGGACTGCGAGCAGTTCAAGAATGGGCGGAAGCGCAGTGCTGCTCGCTCGGACTCGGAGGTGTTTGAGAGTCTGGATGAGATGCTGTCGCCGGTGCGcaaggatgaggagtggACGTACAATGGGGCTACTTATCGATTGACGCCGGAGGAAGGGTGTGGGAGTGACTGTGCGGCCTGTCGGAGCTGGGCGCCACCGCGGTCTGTGGCTGTGGTGAATGAGCCGTTGGAGTGGGCGCGCATTGCGTACAACTTGAGAGATCCGAAGTGGGTGTATGATGGACGGGGATGTTTAGATGGGGCGGAGCTGCAGAagttgggggtggagagtGAAGCTATTGGGCGGATGTAA
- a CDS encoding glutathione S-transferase (COG:O;~EggNog:ENOG410PNF8;~InterPro:IPR036249,IPR040079,IPR036282,IPR010987, IPR004045,IPR004046;~PFAM:PF13409,PF00043,PF14497,PF13417,PF13410, PF02798;~go_function: GO:0005515 - protein binding [Evidence IEA];~go_process: GO:0006749 - glutathione metabolic process [Evidence IEA]) gives MADPNKGTKITLYWLSQSRSHRILWLLEALHLTYELKIYHRGPDKLAPPELKEIHPLGKSPLLTIQPANAPPDQKPIVLAESGIIIEYLLDHFGDNAAEKPLLPARWKPNQEGVVGGETEEWMRYRYFMHYAEGSLMPFLVMQLVMDTVKNPPGMPFFVKPLPRLVAGQVEKAFLARNIQSHLEFLEDQLRSSPNGGAYLCGTELTAADIMMSFPVIAMSGRLQDQLDKFPLLAKYAERLQKEEGYIRAVKKVEEVDGKFEASL, from the exons ATGGCCGACCCCAACAAAGGCACCAAAATCACCCTCTACTG GCTCTCCCAATCCCGCTCCCACCGCATCCTCTGGCTTCTCGAAGCCCTGCACCTAACCTACGAGCTGAAGATCTACCACCGCGGACCCGACAAGCTCGCACCCCCCGAACTAAAAGAGATCCATCCGCTAGGAAAGTCTCCTTTGTTAACAATCCAACCCGCCAACGCCCCTCCAGACCAGAAGCCCATCGTGCTCGCCGAGTccggcatcatcatcgagtACCTGCTCGACCACTTCGGCGACAACGCAGCAGAgaaacctctcctccctgcTCGATGGAAACCCAACCAGGAGGGTGTAGTGGGCGGTGAAACCGAGGAATGGATGCGCTATCGCTACTTCATGCACTATGCTGAGGGAAGTCTCATGCCGTTTTTGGTGATGCAGTTGGTTATGGATA CGGTGAAAAACCCCCCCGGCATGCCCTTCTTCGTCAAGCCGCTTCCGCGCCTTGTGGCGGGCCAGGTGGAAAAGGCTTTCCTGGCGAGGAATATTCAGTCGCATTTGGAGTTCTTGGAGGATCAGCTGCGGAGTAGTCCTAATGGAGGTGCGTATCTGTGCGGGACGGAGTTGACGGCCGCGGATATTATGATGAGCTTCCCCGTGATTGCTATGTCGGGGAGGTTGCAGGACCAGTTGGATAAGTTTCCGCTGTTGGCGAAGTATGCGGAGAGGttgcagaaggaggaggggtatATTAGGGCtgtgaagaaggtggaggaggtggatgggaagTTTGAGGCTTCTCTGTAA
- a CDS encoding uncharacterized protein (COG:S;~EggNog:ENOG410PSAF;~InterPro:IPR009866;~TransMembrane:1 (o35-54i);~go_component: GO:0005739 - mitochondrion [Evidence IEA];~go_function: GO:0008137 - NADH dehydrogenase (ubiquinone) activity [Evidence IEA]) — protein MAGPSKSLILDPALQKYYELNANRYKYFRWTPRHAWFSFLYMALIPGALGYVAYKTDGLYQLRGKRRGDTIVEW, from the exons ATGGCCGGTCCCAGCAAGT CTTTGATCCTTGATCCGGCCCTCCAGAAATACTACG AACTCAACGCCAACCGCTACAAGTACTTCCGGTGGACGCCGCGCCATGCCTGGTTCTCGTTCCTCTATATGGCGCTGATTCCTGGTGCGCTGGGCTATGTCGCTTATAAGACTGAT GGTCTGTACCAGCTGCGTGGAAAGCGCAGGGGCGATACGATTGTCGAGTGGTAG